Within the Pseudomonas fulva genome, the region TCCACCAGGCCCAGTAGAACACCGTCCAGCTGGACAGCCAGCTGTCCATGCTGTCGCCGCCGCTGGCATTGGTGCGCGCCATCATTTCCGGCAGCAGGTTGATGTAGTCGCCCAGGGAGGTCGGCAGCAGGTTGAGCATCAGCAGGGTCGGCCCGGCGATGAACACGAAGGCGGCCAGCAGCAGGGCCAGCGCCATGTTGGTGTTGGACAGCCACTGGATACCCTTGTCGATGCCGGACACCGCCGAGGCCACGAAGGCCACGGTCAGCAGGGTGATCAGGCCGATATAGAACAGCTTGCCGGGCTGCTCGACCCAGCCGTTGTACTCCAGCCCGCCGGCGATCTGCAGCGCGCCGAGGCCCAGCGAGGCGGCCGAGCCGAACAGCGTGGCGAAGATCGCCATCATGTCGATGGCGCGGCCGATGGGGCCGTTGGCGTGCTCGCCCATCAGCGGCCGAAAGGCGGCGGATATCAGCTGCGAGCGGCCGCGGCGAAAGGTGCCGTAGGCGATCGCCAGGCCGACGATGGCATACATCGCCCAGGGATGCAGGCTCCAGTGAAACAGCGTGGTGGCCATGGCCACCTGCATGGCGGCATTGGTCTGCGCCTCGGCGGTGCCCGGCGGCGGGCTCACGTAATGGGACAGCGGCTCGGCCACGCCAAAGAACATCAGGCCGATGCCCATGCCGGCGCTGAACATCATGGCGATCCATGACGTGGTGCGAAATTCCGGCCCCTCGCCGTCCTTGCCGAGGGGAATCTTGCCGTAGCGACTGGCCGCCAGCCACAGCACGAAGACCACGAAGATCGTCGAGGTGAGCACGAAGAACCAGCCGAAATTGACGATGACCCAGGACTGCGCCGTGGCGGCGTTCTTCGCCAGGCTGGCCTGGTTGAGAAAGCCCCAGGCCACGAAGGCCAGGGCCAGCAGGCTGGTGAAGCCGAACACGATCCAGTCCAGCTTGCCTTCCAGATAACGGTCGCGCCTGGCCTCCTCCGTCTGCGACGGGTCGGTGATACCAAGCTCCGGTGTTTCAATATTGCCTTGCATTGCCATGGCTGCTGGGTGCCCTCTATGGGTTCTTGTTGGTCTCGTCACGCAAGTTGAGGCATGCCCTGGCCTGTCGCGCTTGCACGGTGCGCGCGAGTTCGCGTGAACGATGATGCGTACCCACCATCCGCTGGCCCTGTCTGTTAACGCCCCGCGCCGTTCTCGTAGCGACCTTTGGGGGGCGCGAAAACGCAGAAAGCACCCGAAGGTGCTTTCTCGTTGGCGCGTTCGGCTGGCCTATTGGTTGGCAAGGCCTGCCGCTCTGGCGCGCGCCGCGTGCAGTTTCCTGTAGCTGTCGATCAGGCGCTGGTGCTTGTCCAGGCCCTCCAGTTTCATGCTGGTGGGCGTCAGGCCGGAGAAACGCACGCTGCCGTGCACCGAGCCGATCGCGGCATCGATGCGTTCGCTGCCGAACATGCGCCGCAGGTTGTGCTCGAAGTTGGCCAGCTCCAGCTCGTCGTCCAGCTGGATCTCCAGTACCGCGTTGACCGCCTGGTAGAACAGGCCGCGTTCGACGGTGTTGTCGTTGTACTGCAGGAAGGCCTCGACCAGTTCCTTGGTGTCGTCGTACTTGTTCAGCGCCAGGTTGATCAGCAGCTTCAGCTCGAGAATGGTCAGCTGGCCCCACACCGTGTTGTCGTCGAACTCGATGCCGATCAGCGTGCTGATGTCGGTGTAGTCGTCGACCTCGATATTGTTGAGGTTGCGCA harbors:
- a CDS encoding BCCT family transporter, translating into MAMQGNIETPELGITDPSQTEEARRDRYLEGKLDWIVFGFTSLLALAFVAWGFLNQASLAKNAATAQSWVIVNFGWFFVLTSTIFVVFVLWLAASRYGKIPLGKDGEGPEFRTTSWIAMMFSAGMGIGLMFFGVAEPLSHYVSPPPGTAEAQTNAAMQVAMATTLFHWSLHPWAMYAIVGLAIAYGTFRRGRSQLISAAFRPLMGEHANGPIGRAIDMMAIFATLFGSAASLGLGALQIAGGLEYNGWVEQPGKLFYIGLITLLTVAFVASAVSGIDKGIQWLSNTNMALALLLAAFVFIAGPTLLMLNLLPTSLGDYINLLPEMMARTNASGGDSMDSWLSSWTVFYWAWWISWTPFVGMFIARISRGRTIRQFVTGVLLVPSLVSLVWFVIFGGAGIDALREGVFTLTNGAVDSNVALYELLESYPFISVTSVLVMVLVGIFFVSGADAASLVMGTLSEHGTTEPSRGTMIFWGALTGAVAAIMLAIGDPRDPGAALTGLQNLTIVVALPFVVVMALLCIALYRDLRKDPMMLRDLRGSELIEKAVLYGAVKHGEEFYFVVKEKKDKGEAAERQPNA